The genome window TAGACGGTCTAATGCAACAAAATAGTAAGTGGTAACCTTTCGATAAGCAGGTCGAACATGAAACTGAACCGCAGAAGCGTACTCGGTCTCATCGGGACGGTCGGCATCGGTTCCGGGGCGGCGTTTGGCTCCGGTGCGTTCAGCACCGTCAGTGCAACGCGCGAAGTCGAAGTCAACGTCGTCGGCGCCGAGGGGAACGGCGCCGAGATAGCGACCCAGTTCACCGACGTGCTCGTCGACACGTCCGCCGACGAGGTTGCAGTTCGGGACGGAGACTCCCTCGTCACCGATACCTCGGGGTTGTTCCCGTCGAGTTCCGACTCTCTCACGCCGGACAGCGGCTCGGCTGTCGGGACCGAGTACGTGAGCCTCATCGCGAACGACGTGTCTATCGTCTTCGGCTACGAGGACGACGATGCCGACGAACGACTGATGCCCAACAGCACGTACGGATACGACGAGGGATTCTTCAAACTGGTCAACAACGACGACGGCAACGCGACAGCGTTCAACGTCGACCTGAGTACCGGGAGCGGCCTTCTCTCCGACATCGGCGGGAGCACTGACTCCTATAGCGAGGACGTCGCCGCCGGCACGGTTTCTGACCTCTCCGCGACCCTCGAAACCGGTGACAGCGCACAGGAAACCGAAGACCTCACCATCACCATCACCGAGGCGTAACCGGTGACTGCTGCCGTCCCACTGTACTCTACCGTCGACGGACGGCCGTCGGTGACTGCGACTATCTGAGGTCGGAACTACACTTACATACCATTTAACTCTGTATACAAGCAAAAAATCTATCAAGTAGCACAGAATACGGATAAATATGGGACAGGTGGGGGTTAGCCGAACAGAGGAGCAACCGCTATCGCGTGACGACGTGTACGACATACTCAGCAACCAACGGCGTCGGTACGCTCTCCACGCGATAAAACAGGAGGACGAGTGCGCCGAACTCGCCGACCTCGCCGAGCAGGTCGCTGCGTGGGAAAACGGCAAGTGCGTGCAGGAAATCACGTCCACGGAGCGCCACCGCGTGTACACGTCGATGCAGCAGACGCATCTCCCGACGCTCGAACGCGCGGGGGTCATCACGCACGACAACGGCACGATTACGCTGACGGACACCGCCGACAGCCTTGACGTGTATCTCGACGTCGTTCCCGGGGACTCGATTCCGTGGGCCGAGTACTACCTCGGGCTCGCCGCCGTCTCCCTGGCGCTGGTCGTCGCCGTCTGGGTCGGCGTCTTCCCGCCGTCGGTTCCGTCGCTCGTGTGGCCGACGGTGATTACGCTGCTGTTTCTCGTCTCTGCGGCGTACCACGTCATGGAGACCCGACGGCTCCGGCTCGGTGCGGACGACAGGCCACCGGAGTTGTCGGAATGAGCCGGAAGTGGACCCGACGTAGCGCGCTCGCGTTCGTCGCCAGCGGTGCGGGGCTGCTCGCCGCCGAAACCGCCGGCGTCACCACCATCGACGCGAAACGGTCCAGCACCCTCGACACCGCCGACGACGCTGGCGACGCGTTGCTCGGCATCAGTGCCGACCCCGTCGTCGGGGTCGACGGCCAGCGGGTGACGCTGGCGACGCTCACGAACAACTTCGACGAGTCGCTCACGAGGGTTCGCGTCGACCCCCCGTTCGATGCACCGCTTGAGAACCTCCAGGCACCGAACCGGCTCCGACCCGGGGAGAGCGGCGCTATCGAGGCGACGCTCGCCTGTGACTCGCCGGTAGACACGACTGTCGACCTCGCTATCACCGCAACCGGACCCAGCCACCGCATCGAAGTGCGACAGCCGGTCGACGTTGAGTGCCGTGACCCTCGAGTGTCGTGGTGGCACTTCGAGGACGCGGGCGACATCTTCGTCCCGGACTCGTGGCCGGCCGCGAACAATGGCTATCACACCTTCACGAAACGGAAATCTCGTCCGGACCGGGGCGACGTGTTCGAGTTCCGCCGTGACGATGTCGTATGGGTCCCCCACGACCCGACACTCGACCTCACCGGGGCGTTTTCGCTTTCCGTCTGGGTAGCGCCGAAAAAACAGAAAGGGCTCACACGACTGTTCAGCAAGTGGAACTCCCGCGGTGACGACAGCTACCAGTTCGGCTTCGGCGGCGGCTGGAACGGCTCTGACGACAGGGAACTCCTCGTCGAAACCACGAACGAGTATAGACTCACCGGCGTCACAGTCTCGAAGAACCGGTGGTCACACGTCGTCTGGACACACGGACCGCAAGAGGATGCGGTGTACGTGGATGGTGCCAGAGAGGGGCAGACGTTTTCGCTCCCAGACGCGGCGGCCTCGACGCAACCGCTCCGAATCGGTGGGGGCGTCGATTCCAGAGGGGATCTCTCGTACGGGTTCGTCGGCGGTCTGGACGAACCCAAAGTCTACGACGCCGCTTTGACCGCCGAACAGGTCGCGACCCTCTACGAATCGAGCAGGGGCGGTAGCGGCGGCGACATCACCGGCTGACCCGTCTCACTCGCGCCCGAGCAGCCGGCGCACCCGCCGTCTCAGCGGAACCGCCCGCTCACGACTCCGGCGGCGCGTCTCGCCGAACCCGAAGGTCGCCCCGACTGCCGCTGCAAGGCTGCCGAGAACCAGGAAATTGAACGCTCCGATAGCCACCAGTGGGTGAATCCGGTGCAGTCCGCCGATGACGCCCGGCGGTGCCAGCAGGAAGTATCGGTGTTCCTCGACGGACACGACGGTCTGCTCGCCGGGCGGCGGGGCGGTCACCGACAGCGTCGCCGTCGCTGACTCGCCGCGCTGGACGACGAGGTGGTTGCGGTCCATCGCCGCGTCCGGGTGCGGGGATTCGAGGACGACGAGCATCGTCACCAGGCCGCCGTTCTCGGCGGTGAACGCGCTTTCGACGGGCTCGCCTGGCTGGACGTCTTCGTTCGTGCTGTCGATGGTGACGCTGTGCGTGCCGCTCGGCGCGAGCATCGCGGCGTTGGCCGGCACGAGAATCAGCACCGCCAGTGTGAGGATGACCGTCCGGCCGTCGACGGCGTCCCCGTCGCGGGAACGCGTTCGCTCCCTGGTCCGCTCCCCGCCGTCCCGGACGCTGTCGACGAAGACGAGCAGGAACAGCCCGAGCCCGATTGAGATGAACAGACCGCTCAGCCCCTGGCCGCTCGTCAGGTCGCTGTCGCCCGCCCCGTCGAGCAGTGCCACCCCGCTCCCGGCCGCCGTCCGGGCGGAGCTGATGGCGGCCCCGAGGCCGGGGAGCCGGACGACCTGTCCGTCGACCTGGAGTGCCGTCGCCACGACGCGGTCGTCCGTGACGACCGGCTCGCCGCCGCTCTGGTCCCTGAAGGGGTTGTTGTCCCCCTTCGTGATGTAGCCCGCCTCGGTCTCCGCGACGACCCGGTGCGTGGTCAGCCCGCCGCCCTGCAACTCGATCGCTTCGAACACGATGACGTCCCCCGGCTCGATGTCACCGGCCAGCGGCGCGGGCACGGCGACGAACGCATCGCCCGTGTTCAGCGTCGGCGACATGCTCCCCGAGGTTACGTACCCCAGTAGCACCGGCTGCCCGAGGAGCTGTCCGATAACGAGGGCGAGAACGACGAGTACGGCAAGCAGGGTGAGTGCGTCCTCGACGGACTGCCGCAGCATACTCGCAGTAACCCGCCGTCGGTTTTCAACCCACCGACCGGCGGACAGCGGTTCGCGTTGCTGTGTCGGCGTCTCCTCCGGTCGCCGGCCCGCTCACTCCGGTTCGACGGGAATCGTGTGGACCCGCCGCAGTGGTGCGATGTGTGCCTTCGCCGCCTCGTTCAGCGGGAAGGTCCCGTGAACGTCGGCCGGGGCCCGACCGTGGACGAGGCGCCCGAACGGCCCGGCGGCGGTGGGGTACACCTGCTCGGCCAGCCGGGCGACGGGAGCCGCGACGTCGAGCCCCTCCAGCGCTTCCTTCACCGCCGCTTCGCCGACGTGGACCGACTCCCCCTCTATCAGGATGAACGCGAACGGGGGCTCCTCGAACTGCGCCCGGAGGAACGCCTGAATCGACTCGGACTCCCAGGGGACGGGCGTGATGTCCGTCCCACAGCGGGTCACCGTCTCGGCAGCGCGCCGGAACAGGTCGGTACTGCCGTCGTAGACGAGAAGCGACTGAGTCACACCCACAGTAGGGGGTTCGGCCGTTTGAACGTTGTGTAGTACACAACGGCTTATCCGCCCGCGGCCCGACGGTTCGGTATGGACACGCGGGACGAACCCACGGCCGCCCTCCGTCGGCGGCTCGAAGCCTCGCTAGAGCGCACGCTCGCCGAGAGTGCCCCCTGGGAGATACCCACCGACGACCCGCTCGTGGTTCGACTGCCCGACCGCGAACTCGCGGTCGAACGCGCCGACGGTCCCGACGGGCACCGGTGGACGGTCGCGTTACGCGCTGACGGGGCCGTCGTGAGCAAGTTCGGACCGTTCGAGACTGTCGACGCTGTCGTCGAGCGGGTCGAATCGCTCCTCGACTCCGAGGTTCGGTACACTGTTTGCTGTGACGGCTGACGCCACGCGGCAGGCCGGTCCGGTGGTCCTCGTGTCACACTGCCTGCCGTGAGTAATCTCTATACGAGACCCACACCAACGAACGCCCGTATGAGCCTGCGCAAGCACCTGCTCAACGGGGTCGTCTCACTGGCAATCAGCGTCGCTATCACGGTCTGGCTGGCCGACGACGAGGACGGGCCCTGGAGCCTGACGGACATGGCTCTGGCCGTCGCTATCTCGTCGTTCCTCTCCGGCTTCTGCACCAGTTACTTCGCCGACTGAGTCTGGGTGCCGTGCCAGCGCCCCGACAGCGCGCTCTCCGATGCGCTCGAAAAGTAATCATTAAACGGCGCGGCGACTGACCGTCCTGATATGCAACGACGAGCCGCGGCGGCGTACTTCGCGTTCTTCCTCGTTATCAGTGTTGCTGCGTACGCCTACATCGGCGTCGCGGAGAGTCAGCGGCCGGCGGTGTCGCTCGACGCTGACGCCGAACTGACCAACGAGAGTACGTTCACTGTCGACGGAACGGAATACACGGCCACGAACATCCACATGTCTGGCGGCGGCGGTGGCGGCCATGGCGGCGGCGGTGGCAGTATGGCGGCCGACCTCTCGTGGACGAACGAGTCGTCACGGTATACGGCGACGTTGGAACACAACGCCACGACGACCTACCAGAACGAGACCTACCGCGTGTACACCGACGGCAACGAGAGCACGGTGACGCTCGAAGAGCAGTTCAACGTCAGCGCGCTCCTCGCCGCGGACTCCTCGGTCCAGAACACGCTGGCGACCCAGAACGGGACCCAGTACGTCGTCTACCGGTCGAACAACACGCAGGCACCGCTGAGCGAGTGGCTGCCCGAACCGGAGACGGTGACGTTCACGACCGGCGACACCTACCCGCACGCGACCGACAGCGGCACCCAGGAGACCACCATCTCCGCGGTGACCGACAGCGGCGCGACGCTTGAGTGGTTCGCACCGCGTGAGAACACAATCGAGCTTTCCGAGGGCGGGAACGTCACGCTGAGCGAGCAGCAGTTCTTCACGCACTTCCCCGACCACAGCACCGTCGAAATCGTCCCGATTCAGCAGTACAGCCAGTACCAGGCGACGCTCGACCAGCAGGACTACTTCCACGAGCGCAAGAACGGCATCTGGGGCGTCTCGATACTCTCCGGCATCGCGGCCGTGCTGATGCTTGGAATGGCGTACCTGCCCGTCCGCGGATAACGACTCTCTCGTTTTCGGCTCCGTTCTCGGCGACCGGCTTACGCGTCGGCTCCCCAGCTGATGTAGGCCAGTCCGACGCCGAGTACGCCCATCAGGACCGCCGCGGCCAGTTGTACAACCACCGCTCCCATCGACGCGTACGTCTGCCACGGCGTGCTGGCGACCGCGGAGAGCGTGGCGACGACGAGCAGTACGCCGACGGTCACGCCCAGCGGGCGCAGCGGCTCCGCGAGTACGCGCTGTATTGTATCTCCGTTCATACTGGGGGCATCCGCCGTCTCGGTGGTAAATGAACCGGTCTCGTGCTCGCGACGCTCGACGGTCGGGGTGTCGTGCCAATCCGTCGTCGTTCCCGAGGCCGGGAGTTGAACCACGGAAAGACGGTCCCTCCCTCGGCGCTGCGACCGTCCTCATTCACCGCCATCCCACTCCTGTTCGACACCGCTCCCTATCGCTCGCGGAGTTCGAACGGGCCGGGAGGGAGTTGAACCCCCGACCATCTGGTTAAAAGCCAGACGCTCTGCCTAACTGAGCTACCGGCCCTCGCTATTCGCTCGGGGGAGTGGCGATTAAGACCTTACGGTCCGTCGTCGAAGTACGACTCGACGGCCTCGCTGATGACCTCTCCGGGGGACGCCCCGTCGAGTGCGGCCTGCCGGCGGAGGCGGCAGTAGGCGTCGCGGTCGAGTTGCGTCCGCAGTTCGCCCAGCGCGTAGCCGTTCCTGGCCAGCGCCGCGTCCACCGACGCGCCGTCGTTGACGCTGCTCGCTACCGACCGTATCTGCCGGACGGTGAGGTCGTGGTCGAGGGCGGCCCACGCGAGCAGGAGGCGGGACTCGCCGGAGACTCTGGCGATGTGTTTGGCCGCAGTCGGTGCAATCTCCCCCTTGGCGACGTGAATCCGGACGGACCGGGGGAGGTCGTGGACGCGGGACCACTTGCGGATAAACGAGACCGAGGCTTCGCCGCCGGCCCGTTCGGCGGCGGCCTTGTAGGACCCCTCCCCGCGAACCAGGGCCGCACACGCGGCCGCGCCGCGCAGGATGAACACGTTGTCGTCGGCACCGGCGGTGTTCTCGGAGAATTGCTCGACTGTTCTGGCGGCGAGTTCGAGGCTCTCGGGGTCGTCGGGGTCGAACTCGATGGCCTCCTCGGGTCGCTGTCCGGTAAGCGCCGGGTCCCCGCGGATGACCGGTTTACCGACCGGCGACTCGCGGTCGGTCGATGGAACGTAGTTGTCGGGCCCCTCAGGCATCGAGACGTGCTTGGGGAGCGCCGCACAAAAGTATCCCGTACGGGGTGCCACACAGGCTATTGTAAGCCGTTCGAGGATGTCGCCGACCCGGCGTCGGCGCAGTCGGAACGCAGTTACAACAGGCTGTCTAGTCGTCGGATGCGCTCTCGCGCTCTTCGCTCATGTGCTCCCAGATTTCTGTGCAACCGCAGCCATCCTCGACGTCGTCGAGGTGGTCTGTGGTCGGCTCTTCGCGTTCGGCGTCGTCGTCGTGGGTCTGTTGTGCGTTCGTCATCGTTTCTGTCACAGCGGCGACCGGCGTGGCCGCCACGTGGTGTCGTACTCCTTCGTAACGGTCCCATTATCTTAAACACGGACTCTCCTGTAAGCTTGGCCCGCACTGCGACTTACAGGCAACATATGTGTGTATCTGGTACGGCACCCAACAAATAGTGGGTCATGATACCTCGACGCATCCACCGCATGACTGCGGTGGCTTCGGCCCGGCCCCGGTGATACTTGCGACCGCCGATGCCCTCAGGTGCCTCGGGAATCTAATGAGATGTAATGACGACCGACGTTCACCAGCTCGACGACGGGGCCTGGATTTCCGTCAACGACTCGCGGGAAGTGAACGTCTCGGACCTGTGGTTGTTGGCGCGAAGCGACTTCTGTGGGTGTGAGACGACGGATTTCCTCGCCGAGGGGTTCGTGAAAGTGGGTGTCGATTATCCGGATATTCAGGCGCGCATCGCCGGACAGTGTATCGCCTGTGGCGAGAGCGGCGTCACCGACTGGCTGACGGTCGGCCGCGTCGTAGACCCCGACTCCGGCGAGTTCCACGGCGTCGTCCACGAGAGCGTCCATTTCCCGGAGAAGCGAACCCGGCTCGCCCGTCTCGAAGAATAGGCAATACTGTCTTGTTTCGGGGAGTGGGGGAGACGGTTGACGGCAAAGTGTGTTGTATAAGTCTGTGAGGCTTGTGGGAGAACACATTAGCTATGCCCAGTAAAGTCGAGAAATGGAAAGACGAGGTTTACGGCAACGAGATACGGGAGCATCTGATGGAGTTCGCGGAGGAAGGCTGGGACGCCATCCCGGAGGACGAACACGACGCCTGGTTCGAGCGCTTCAAGTGGTGGGGCCTGTACCACCAGCGCTCCGGGCAGGAGTCGTATTTCATGATGCGTATCGGGACACCCAACGGCGTCATCAAGCCGGGCCAGCTCGAAGTCATCGGCGAAATCGCAAAGGAGTACGCGACCGGCCCCGCCGACAACCCCGAGTTCGGCGACGCCTACTGTGACTGGACGACCCGCCAGTCCATCCAGCTCCACTGGATAAAACTGGAGGACATCCCGGAAATCTTCGAGAAACTCGAAGCCGTCGGCCTCGGCACCCAGCAGGCCTGCGGTGACTCCTGGCGCAACATCGTCGGCTGCCCGGTCGCCGGCAAGGACAAGCACGAGCACGTCGACGCCTGGCCCGTCGCCGAGGACCTCCACGAGACGTTCAAGGGCAACGACGACTATTCCAACCTCCCGCGCAAGTGGAAGGTCGCCATCGCCGGCTGTGACGAGGGCTGTGGCCAGGGCGACATCAACGACCTCGCCTTCGAGCCCGCCGAAAAGGACGGCGAACTCGGCTTCAACGTCCGCATCGGCGGCGGCCTCTCCCGCAAGGAGCCCCGTCTCGCCCGCGAACTCGATGTATGGGTGCCGCCGGAGCAGGCCGCAGACGTGGCCCACGGTATGTCCGCGCTCTTCCGCGACCACGGCGACCGCGAGGACCGCTTCAACGCCCGCATCAAGTTCCTCATGGACGAGTGGGGTCCGGAAAAGATGCGCTCGGTCCTGCAGGAGGAGTACGTCGACTTCGAACTCCCGACCGCGGGCGAGGACATGCGCGACCAGTACAGCTACAACACCGGGTCCCAGGACGGGCACAACGACCACGTCGGGATTCACGAGCAGAAGGACGGCAACTACTACGTCGGCCTGAACGTGCTGGTCGGCCGCATGGGTGCCGACGACGTGCTCGAACTCGCCGAACTCGCCGACGAGTACGGCTCCGGCGAGGTCCGCCTGACCCAGCGTCAGAACATCATCATCACCGACGTGCCCGAGGAGAACCTCGACGAGTTCACCAGCGAACCCCTGCTCGAGCACTACTCCCCGGACCCGTCGCCGTTCATGCGCGGCTCCATCGCCTGCACGGGCACGGAGTACTGCTCGCTCTCCATCGTCGAGACGAAGAACCGCCAGGTGCGCTACGCCCGCTGGCTCAAAGACAACGTCGAACTCCCCGAGGACCACAAGGACTTCCACATCCACCTCTCGGGCTGTACGGCCTCCTGCGCCCAGCCACAGATAGCCGACGTGTCCCTGCGCGGCATGAAGACGCGCAAGGACGGCGAACCGGTCGAGGCGCTCGACATCGGCCTCGGCGGCGGCCTCGGCGACGACCCGCGCTTCGCCGACTGGGTGGAGATGCGCGTCCCCGCCGACGAGGTGCCCGGCGCTATCAAGAACCTCGTCAACAACTTCAAGGACGCCCGCGAGGGCGGCGAGACCTTCCGTGACTTCGTCGCGGACCGCGACGAGGAGACGCTGGCCGAGATGGTCGAACCCGAGGAGACGGACTACGACGACCCGTACATGCACAACACGAAGATGACGTGGTACCCCTACGCCGAGGACGACGACATGCAGGCCTCGCCCGCGCCGACCGACGGCTCCGGCGAGCCCCTGCCGTCTGACGACTAGGACGGACTACTGGGCTCTCGCGCCTCGCTTCTCGCGGAACCGCGTGGCTGTCCACGTTTTGATTGCTCTCTGTCGTTCCTGTGGCCGGGAGCGCGCTCCGTCGCGCGACCCGGGGAAGGGCAGGCGTGCCTGAGGTGAGACACACCTTTCGTCGCCGTTGCTGTCGAGCAGACCGCGAGCGAAGCGAGCGGTTTCACGCGAATCGCACCGCGATTCGCGCTTTTTCCCCCACGTTTTTGCCGCGAGAGGTGAGCGCAATGCGCTCACCCGAGCGGGAAAAAGGTGGTTGGTAAGCCTTATTCGCGCCACTGGCGTACCTGTGGGTGGCAGCGGGAGGCCGGCTCCCGTGGCGCAAGCCATGAGGAAAGTCCCCCCACCTGTCGGACAGGTGACCGGGCGCAAGCCCGGGGCGGGAGACCGTCGGCTCTGGAACAGCAACGACACGTCGTCGCCGGACCGATGAGGTGTGCGAATCCCGAGCGAGGCTGGTCGTGCCCCACCAGACGGTGCGGCACGCGGCCAAAGCGAGGGAGAGTTAACCCACCGAGGGCAGCCGCGACCCGGTGACTCCGGGGCGCGCAGTTGTGGACCACAGCCGTGCTCCACACGTGGGCCATCTTCGATGCCCCACGCTTCCGGCGACGGACCGATGGAACGGCGAAACCTCACCGGTGCAAGGCCGCGTCGACAGGTAGTCCGACGCCGCGCGCGAGCGCTGGACGCGGCCGCTGAGCCGAATGCCGGCCCGAACAGAAGGGGGCTTACTCCCCGCAGCCACTGTGTGTCGCCAGCGACGGGTTCGATGGTTACAAGCCCGCGCCGGCCGCAGGCCCGGGTATGACCGCAGCCGATCTCATCGACGCCGTTCGTGACGACCAGCAGACGGAACTCTCC of Haloarcula sp. DT43 contains these proteins:
- the tafA gene encoding fimbrial protein TafA, which translates into the protein MKLNRRSVLGLIGTVGIGSGAAFGSGAFSTVSATREVEVNVVGAEGNGAEIATQFTDVLVDTSADEVAVRDGDSLVTDTSGLFPSSSDSLTPDSGSAVGTEYVSLIANDVSIVFGYEDDDADERLMPNSTYGYDEGFFKLVNNDDGNATAFNVDLSTGSGLLSDIGGSTDSYSEDVAAGTVSDLSATLETGDSAQETEDLTITITEA
- the tafB gene encoding protein TafB: MGQVGVSRTEEQPLSRDDVYDILSNQRRRYALHAIKQEDECAELADLAEQVAAWENGKCVQEITSTERHRVYTSMQQTHLPTLERAGVITHDNGTITLTDTADSLDVYLDVVPGDSIPWAEYYLGLAAVSLALVVAVWVGVFPPSVPSLVWPTVITLLFLVSAAYHVMETRRLRLGADDRPPELSE
- the tafC gene encoding TafC family fimbrial protein, with protein sequence MSRKWTRRSALAFVASGAGLLAAETAGVTTIDAKRSSTLDTADDAGDALLGISADPVVGVDGQRVTLATLTNNFDESLTRVRVDPPFDAPLENLQAPNRLRPGESGAIEATLACDSPVDTTVDLAITATGPSHRIEVRQPVDVECRDPRVSWWHFEDAGDIFVPDSWPAANNGYHTFTKRKSRPDRGDVFEFRRDDVVWVPHDPTLDLTGAFSLSVWVAPKKQKGLTRLFSKWNSRGDDSYQFGFGGGWNGSDDRELLVETTNEYRLTGVTVSKNRWSHVVWTHGPQEDAVYVDGAREGQTFSLPDAAASTQPLRIGGGVDSRGDLSYGFVGGLDEPKVYDAALTAEQVATLYESSRGGSGGDITG
- a CDS encoding signal peptidase I, with translation MLRQSVEDALTLLAVLVVLALVIGQLLGQPVLLGYVTSGSMSPTLNTGDAFVAVPAPLAGDIEPGDVIVFEAIELQGGGLTTHRVVAETEAGYITKGDNNPFRDQSGGEPVVTDDRVVATALQVDGQVVRLPGLGAAISSARTAAGSGVALLDGAGDSDLTSGQGLSGLFISIGLGLFLLVFVDSVRDGGERTRERTRSRDGDAVDGRTVILTLAVLILVPANAAMLAPSGTHSVTIDSTNEDVQPGEPVESAFTAENGGLVTMLVVLESPHPDAAMDRNHLVVQRGESATATLSVTAPPPGEQTVVSVEEHRYFLLAPPGVIGGLHRIHPLVAIGAFNFLVLGSLAAAVGATFGFGETRRRSRERAVPLRRRVRRLLGRE
- a CDS encoding DUF7119 family protein, yielding MPEGPDNYVPSTDRESPVGKPVIRGDPALTGQRPEEAIEFDPDDPESLELAARTVEQFSENTAGADDNVFILRGAAACAALVRGEGSYKAAAERAGGEASVSFIRKWSRVHDLPRSVRIHVAKGEIAPTAAKHIARVSGESRLLLAWAALDHDLTVRQIRSVASSVNDGASVDAALARNGYALGELRTQLDRDAYCRLRRQAALDGASPGEVISEAVESYFDDGP
- a CDS encoding nitrite/sulfite reductase; the protein is MPSKVEKWKDEVYGNEIREHLMEFAEEGWDAIPEDEHDAWFERFKWWGLYHQRSGQESYFMMRIGTPNGVIKPGQLEVIGEIAKEYATGPADNPEFGDAYCDWTTRQSIQLHWIKLEDIPEIFEKLEAVGLGTQQACGDSWRNIVGCPVAGKDKHEHVDAWPVAEDLHETFKGNDDYSNLPRKWKVAIAGCDEGCGQGDINDLAFEPAEKDGELGFNVRIGGGLSRKEPRLARELDVWVPPEQAADVAHGMSALFRDHGDREDRFNARIKFLMDEWGPEKMRSVLQEEYVDFELPTAGEDMRDQYSYNTGSQDGHNDHVGIHEQKDGNYYVGLNVLVGRMGADDVLELAELADEYGSGEVRLTQRQNIIITDVPEENLDEFTSEPLLEHYSPDPSPFMRGSIACTGTEYCSLSIVETKNRQVRYARWLKDNVELPEDHKDFHIHLSGCTASCAQPQIADVSLRGMKTRKDGEPVEALDIGLGGGLGDDPRFADWVEMRVPADEVPGAIKNLVNNFKDAREGGETFRDFVADRDEETLAEMVEPEETDYDDPYMHNTKMTWYPYAEDDDMQASPAPTDGSGEPLPSDD